The following proteins are encoded in a genomic region of Actinomadura sp. NAK00032:
- the eccD gene encoding type VII secretion integral membrane protein EccD, which translates to MSVWSRVTLVGESRTVDMVLPAQEPLGALMPDVLELLDDPVRSPPQLRHLVTSAGEVLDPGASLADRRVPDGAVLRLVRADEPLPAPVVHEVPEVVAGALGLRLLSWSPAAARWTATSALVMLAAGAGLVIRAGTGAGTATAATACLAVLLLVGGTALGMAGRTPVGMALTLGGGAASLPALWWAAAAYDWPAWARWGGGALLLAVVVVLLGLSSPLGRGALAGGGSALLLAAIGTGCAAAGLDSARTGAVLALACVVLLSAVLRLALALSGLTSLDDRRGAGNAVARADLMAALDRAHRTMVIATVAVAVAAAVAGLGATARFGGWSAALAALLALVVAGRARVFPLVLEKAALLCAAVVILIGLAVRWAGHVSWGVAPALGMLLVGLAAAVVVLTAEPAEHTRARLRRIMNRIEAIAVTAIIPVAIGVFGTFERLLETF; encoded by the coding sequence GTGAGCGTGTGGAGCCGGGTCACCCTGGTGGGAGAGAGCCGGACGGTCGACATGGTGCTGCCGGCGCAGGAGCCGCTCGGCGCCCTCATGCCGGACGTGCTGGAGCTGCTCGACGATCCGGTGCGCAGCCCGCCGCAGCTGCGGCACCTGGTCACCTCGGCCGGTGAGGTGCTGGATCCCGGCGCGAGCCTGGCCGACCGGCGGGTGCCGGACGGCGCCGTGCTGCGCCTGGTCCGGGCGGACGAGCCGCTGCCCGCGCCGGTCGTGCACGAGGTGCCCGAGGTCGTGGCCGGAGCGCTCGGCCTGCGGCTGCTGAGCTGGAGCCCGGCCGCGGCACGGTGGACCGCGACGAGCGCGCTGGTGATGCTCGCGGCGGGCGCCGGCCTGGTGATCCGGGCCGGCACCGGCGCCGGGACGGCCACCGCCGCGACCGCCTGCCTGGCGGTGCTCCTGCTGGTGGGCGGCACCGCGCTCGGCATGGCCGGGCGCACACCGGTCGGGATGGCGCTGACCCTCGGCGGAGGCGCGGCGAGCCTGCCGGCGCTGTGGTGGGCCGCCGCGGCGTACGACTGGCCCGCCTGGGCCCGCTGGGGCGGGGGCGCGCTGCTGCTCGCCGTCGTGGTCGTGCTGCTCGGGCTGAGCTCCCCGCTGGGACGCGGCGCACTGGCCGGCGGTGGTTCGGCCCTGCTGCTGGCCGCGATCGGCACGGGCTGCGCGGCGGCCGGGCTGGACTCCGCGCGCACCGGCGCGGTGCTCGCGCTGGCCTGCGTGGTGCTGCTCAGCGCGGTGCTGCGCCTGGCGCTGGCGCTGTCGGGCCTGACCTCCCTGGACGATCGGCGGGGCGCGGGGAACGCCGTGGCGCGGGCCGACCTGATGGCCGCGCTCGACCGGGCGCACCGCACCATGGTGATCGCCACGGTGGCGGTGGCGGTGGCCGCCGCCGTCGCCGGGCTGGGCGCCACCGCCCGCTTCGGCGGCTGGAGCGCCGCGCTGGCCGCGCTGCTGGCGCTCGTGGTGGCCGGCCGCGCCCGCGTCTTCCCCCTGGTCCTGGAGAAGGCCGCGCTGCTCTGCGCGGCGGTGGTCATCCTCATCGGACTGGCGGTGCGGTGGGCCGGGCACGTCTCCTGGGGCGTCGCTCCCGCGCTCGGCATGCTGCTCGTCGGCCTGGCGGCCGCGGTCGTGGTGCTCACGGCCGAACCGGCCGAGCACACCCGGGCCCGGCTGCGGCGCATCATGAACCGGATCGAGGCGATCGCCGTGACCGCGATCATCCCGGTCGCGATCGGCGTCTTCGGCACCTTCGAACGACTGCTCGAGACATTTTGA
- a CDS encoding glycohydrolase toxin TNT-related protein (This protein contains a domain related to Tuberculosis Necrotizing Toxin, which is the C-terminal effector domain of outer membrane channel protein CpnT, and which has a lethal NAD+-glycohydrolase activity.): MARDYDTQLLESVTVRRRRLRDALLFGPQRTRRTFDESVGKIIAGLCAAAVLCAGTVGWSYLQSVLQKQEREKAAQERQPTGGGAAPVPAEWVSTQVTFDRLRKALTEAGVPGSLYVLPGEPRPDARKVSGYYVIAKGKDQFTGGAVEFRQARIAAEFPTEDEACRWLYGELVVQESPPHRLDARAEGKAVRDGAALSTRVRAEIAAAGGASTTYTLPQGTLLDRFGQESGAVLFPYGIRFGVRGQPESARAGGPASYQRYRVRRQFTVAASLSPAAGGSPGGGVRFTVEAGLFPRPPALPTVRLLLRDGYLERVTGTAVPR, encoded by the coding sequence TTGGCGCGCGACTACGACACCCAGCTGCTGGAGTCGGTGACCGTACGGCGCCGCCGGCTCCGCGACGCGCTGCTGTTCGGGCCGCAGCGGACCCGCCGCACCTTCGACGAGAGCGTCGGCAAGATCATCGCGGGGCTGTGCGCGGCGGCCGTGCTGTGCGCGGGCACGGTCGGCTGGTCGTACCTGCAGTCGGTGCTGCAGAAGCAGGAGCGCGAGAAGGCGGCGCAGGAGCGGCAGCCCACCGGCGGAGGCGCCGCGCCGGTGCCCGCCGAGTGGGTGAGCACCCAGGTCACCTTCGATCGGTTGCGCAAGGCGCTGACGGAGGCGGGTGTGCCCGGGAGCCTGTACGTGCTGCCCGGGGAACCGCGCCCGGACGCCCGGAAGGTGTCCGGCTACTACGTCATCGCCAAGGGGAAGGACCAGTTCACCGGAGGGGCGGTGGAGTTCCGCCAGGCGCGGATCGCGGCCGAGTTCCCCACCGAGGACGAGGCCTGCCGGTGGCTGTACGGCGAGCTGGTCGTCCAGGAGTCGCCGCCGCACCGGCTCGACGCGCGAGCCGAGGGCAAGGCCGTGCGGGACGGCGCGGCCCTGAGCACGCGGGTGCGGGCCGAGATCGCGGCGGCCGGCGGCGCGTCGACGACGTACACCCTGCCCCAGGGGACGCTGTTGGACCGGTTCGGGCAGGAGAGCGGAGCGGTGCTGTTCCCCTACGGCATCAGGTTCGGGGTTCGCGGGCAGCCGGAGTCGGCGCGCGCGGGCGGCCCGGCGAGCTATCAGCGGTACCGGGTCCGCCGGCAGTTCACGGTGGCGGCGTCGCTCTCGCCGGCCGCGGGCGGTTCGCCCGGCGGTGGCGTCCGCTTCACCGTCGAGGCCGGGCTGTTCCCGCGGCCGCCCGCGCTGCCCACCGTCCGGCTGCTGCTCCGCGACGGATACCTTGAACGCGTCACCGGCACGGCGGTCCCCCGGTGA
- a CDS encoding pore-forming ESAT-6 family protein — protein sequence MTDGRRSYDTGASTEAQANIQVIVGRLETLIGTRDTDVKAAMADWEATGVSDEYHTKEMKWHTAANETREIIRLVKATLEKNDGIAHTTLSKASAAVQAI from the coding sequence GTGACGGACGGACGGCGCAGCTACGACACCGGTGCCTCGACCGAGGCCCAGGCCAACATCCAGGTGATCGTGGGGCGGCTCGAGACGCTGATCGGCACCCGCGACACCGACGTCAAGGCCGCGATGGCCGACTGGGAGGCCACCGGGGTGTCGGACGAGTACCACACCAAAGAGATGAAGTGGCACACCGCGGCCAACGAGACCCGGGAGATCATCCGGCTGGTGAAGGCCACGCTGGAGAAGAACGACGGGATCGCGCACACGACGCTCAGCAAGGCGAGCGCGGCGGTACAGGCGATCTGA
- a CDS encoding DUF6507 family protein produces the protein MTAYNIKASGVGSVVSKVGGHLAGEGGEGGGGLVKQLENFGTHVGEAGTAASSMPVGTALKEYVEYTTSGLKGMVTKGGACITGAVEATKAYINGDMEMLAEAQRTAVNAPAPKIGG, from the coding sequence TTGACGGCATACAACATCAAGGCGTCGGGCGTGGGGTCCGTGGTGTCCAAGGTCGGCGGCCACCTCGCGGGTGAGGGCGGCGAAGGCGGCGGGGGCCTGGTCAAGCAGCTGGAGAACTTCGGCACGCACGTCGGAGAGGCCGGGACGGCGGCGTCGAGCATGCCCGTCGGGACGGCGCTGAAGGAGTACGTGGAGTACACGACCTCCGGGCTGAAGGGCATGGTGACGAAGGGCGGCGCCTGCATCACCGGCGCGGTCGAGGCCACCAAGGCCTACATCAACGGCGACATGGAGATGCTCGCGGAGGCGCAGCGGACCGCGGTGAACGCGCCCGCTCCGAAGATCGGCGGCTGA
- a CDS encoding NAD+ synthase codes for MAQLRIALAQVNPTVGDLDGNADLIVEWTRRAADAGAHLVAFPEMMLTGYPVEDLALRASFVEACRRALDRLARRLADEGLGGLPVVTGYLDRRSVGPVRSGQPAGAPLDAAAWLHGGEVLVRSAKHHLPNYGVFDEYRIFVPGDRLPVVRVNGVDVATVICEDLWQDGGPVSVTSASGAGLLLAVNASPYERNKDDVRLDLCAERAREAGCALAYVNMVGGQDELVFDGDSVIVGPDGTPLARAPQFVEHLLVADLALPAADPSAGPGRTPVDAHDGSTITIERHVLTPDPLPAYPVLPQPVAEPMDDLAEIYAALVLGTRDYVRKNGFRSVVLGLSGGIDSALVATIASDAIGPENVHAVLLPSRYSSEGSVVDAEDLVKRQGVNSRIVPIADMVEAFEKQLDLHGLAAENLQARIRANVWMALSNEHGHLVLTGGNKSELATGYSTLYGDSAGGFAPIKDVFKLTVWELVRWRNTQAGVDLPFLHPFAQEPIPEAVIVKEPSAELRPGQRDRDTLPEYTVLDPLLADYVERDMGRESLIAAGHDAGLVDRAIRLVDIAEYKRRQYPPGPKITPKNFGRDRRLPITNGWRER; via the coding sequence GTGGCACAGCTCAGGATCGCGCTCGCGCAGGTGAACCCGACCGTCGGCGACCTCGACGGCAACGCCGACCTGATCGTGGAATGGACCCGGCGCGCCGCCGACGCGGGCGCGCACCTGGTCGCCTTCCCCGAGATGATGCTGACCGGCTACCCGGTGGAGGACCTCGCGCTCCGCGCGTCCTTCGTCGAGGCGTGCCGGCGGGCGCTGGACCGGCTCGCCCGCCGGCTCGCCGACGAGGGCCTCGGCGGCCTGCCCGTCGTCACCGGCTACCTGGACCGCCGCTCCGTCGGCCCGGTCCGCTCCGGGCAGCCCGCCGGCGCGCCGCTGGACGCCGCCGCGTGGCTGCACGGCGGCGAGGTCCTGGTCCGCTCGGCCAAGCACCACCTGCCGAACTACGGCGTCTTCGACGAGTACCGGATCTTCGTGCCCGGCGACCGGCTGCCCGTCGTCCGCGTCAACGGCGTCGACGTCGCCACCGTCATCTGCGAGGACCTCTGGCAGGACGGCGGCCCGGTCAGCGTCACCTCCGCGTCCGGCGCGGGGCTGCTGCTCGCCGTCAACGCCTCCCCCTACGAGCGCAACAAGGACGACGTCCGCCTCGACCTGTGCGCCGAACGCGCCCGCGAGGCGGGCTGCGCCCTCGCCTACGTCAACATGGTCGGCGGCCAGGACGAACTCGTCTTCGACGGCGACTCCGTCATCGTCGGCCCCGACGGCACGCCGCTGGCCCGCGCGCCCCAGTTCGTCGAGCACCTGCTCGTCGCCGACCTGGCCCTCCCCGCCGCCGACCCTTCGGCCGGACCCGGCCGCACGCCGGTCGACGCCCACGACGGCTCCACCATCACCATCGAGCGGCACGTCCTCACCCCGGACCCGCTGCCCGCCTACCCGGTGCTGCCGCAGCCCGTCGCCGAGCCCATGGACGACCTCGCCGAGATCTACGCCGCGCTCGTCCTCGGCACCCGCGACTACGTCCGCAAGAACGGCTTCCGCTCCGTCGTCCTCGGGCTGTCGGGCGGCATCGACTCCGCGCTCGTCGCCACCATCGCCTCCGACGCCATCGGCCCGGAGAACGTGCACGCCGTCCTGCTCCCCAGCCGCTACTCCTCCGAGGGGTCCGTCGTGGACGCCGAGGACCTCGTCAAGCGGCAGGGCGTCAACTCCCGCATCGTCCCCATCGCCGACATGGTCGAGGCCTTCGAGAAGCAGCTCGACCTGCACGGCCTCGCCGCCGAGAACCTCCAGGCCCGCATCCGCGCCAACGTGTGGATGGCGCTGTCCAACGAGCACGGCCACCTCGTCCTGACCGGCGGCAACAAGAGCGAGCTCGCCACCGGCTACTCCACCCTCTACGGCGACTCCGCGGGCGGCTTCGCCCCCATCAAGGACGTCTTCAAGCTCACCGTCTGGGAGCTGGTCCGCTGGCGCAACACCCAGGCCGGCGTCGACCTCCCGTTCCTGCACCCGTTCGCGCAGGAGCCCATCCCCGAGGCCGTCATCGTCAAGGAGCCGTCCGCCGAGCTGCGCCCCGGCCAGCGCGACCGCGACACGCTCCCCGAGTACACCGTCCTCGACCCGCTCCTGGCCGACTACGTCGAACGCGACATGGGCCGCGAGTCCCTCATCGCCGCCGGCCACGACGCCGGCCTCGTCGACCGCGCCATCCGCCTCGTCGACATCGCCGAGTACAAGCGCCGCCAGTACCCGCCCGGCCCCAAGATCACCCCGAAGAACTTCGGCCGCGACCGCCGCCTCCCCATCACCAACGGCTGGCGCGAGAGGTAG
- a CDS encoding MDR family MFS transporter — MTTLEDTPVAAPGRVAAFLRPRVGGFPRPFWVLWAGTLLNRLGTMVEPFLGLYLTTMRGLSLAQAGVVMAVLGVGSLGGQVVGGALADRLGRRATLTIATVGTGAAMLALGYAQGIAALVAAALLLGVLLDMYRPAAQAMVADIISPADRPRAFGLLFWAINLGWAFAMVLGGTLAQQGFLWLFWIDAATCAGFGLLVWRAIPETRSREARAGGGGGGFLRVLRDRVMVGYVLVTLVYTFVLMQGMTTMPLAMKEDGLGPQSYGLAIAANGVLIIIVQPLVNAWLARRDHSLVMVAGFLLVGLGYGLTSLASTVAAYTATILVWTLGEITAASVLQAVVADLAPADLRGRYGGLYGMAWSGGFLLAPLGGTQLLGTGGASALWLSCAALALVAAAAQLALAPAIRRRRAAALAADFSSK; from the coding sequence GTGACCACTCTGGAAGACACTCCCGTCGCCGCTCCGGGCAGGGTCGCCGCGTTCCTGCGTCCCCGGGTCGGCGGCTTCCCCCGGCCGTTCTGGGTGCTGTGGGCGGGGACGCTGCTCAACCGCCTCGGCACCATGGTGGAGCCGTTCCTCGGCCTCTACCTGACGACGATGCGGGGGCTGTCGCTGGCGCAGGCCGGCGTGGTGATGGCGGTGCTCGGCGTCGGCTCGCTCGGCGGCCAGGTCGTCGGCGGGGCGCTCGCCGACCGGCTCGGCCGGCGGGCGACGCTGACGATCGCGACCGTCGGCACCGGCGCCGCGATGCTCGCGCTCGGCTACGCCCAGGGCATCGCCGCCCTCGTGGCGGCGGCGCTGCTGCTCGGCGTCCTGCTGGACATGTACCGGCCCGCCGCGCAGGCGATGGTGGCCGACATCATCTCCCCCGCCGACCGGCCGCGCGCCTTCGGGCTGCTGTTCTGGGCGATCAACCTGGGCTGGGCGTTCGCGATGGTGCTCGGCGGGACGCTCGCGCAGCAGGGCTTCCTGTGGCTGTTCTGGATCGACGCGGCCACCTGCGCCGGGTTCGGCCTGCTGGTGTGGCGCGCCATCCCCGAGACGCGCTCGCGGGAGGCCCGCGCCGGCGGTGGCGGCGGCGGGTTCCTTCGCGTCCTGCGGGACCGGGTCATGGTCGGCTACGTGCTGGTCACCCTGGTGTACACGTTCGTGCTGATGCAGGGCATGACGACGATGCCGCTGGCGATGAAGGAGGACGGCCTCGGCCCGCAGTCCTACGGCCTCGCGATCGCCGCGAACGGCGTGCTGATCATCATCGTGCAGCCGCTGGTGAACGCGTGGCTGGCCCGCCGCGACCACAGCCTGGTGATGGTCGCCGGGTTCCTGCTGGTCGGGCTCGGCTACGGGCTGACCTCGCTCGCCTCGACGGTGGCCGCCTACACCGCGACGATCCTGGTGTGGACGCTCGGGGAGATCACCGCGGCGTCCGTCCTGCAGGCGGTCGTCGCCGACCTCGCGCCCGCCGACCTGCGCGGCCGGTACGGCGGCCTGTACGGGATGGCGTGGTCGGGCGGCTTCCTGCTGGCGCCGCTCGGCGGCACCCAGCTGCTCGGCACCGGCGGGGCGTCGGCGCTGTGGCTGAGCTGCGCGGCGCTGGCCCTCGTCGCGGCCGCGGCGCAGCTCGCGCTCGCCCCCGCGATCCGCCGCCGCCGCGCCGCCGCGCTCGCCGCCGACTTCTCGTCAAAGTGA
- a CDS encoding DUF5937 family protein encodes MIEFVFAPDDVARVRFAFSPLWEMVRSLRVLADPSGHALHLPWARTVRPRLRGLGLGPLHEVVGAAGYIPDFLTPPPGTPLPDLGAELEIVRATPPEVVAAELRWTELGIRPGPARLAMADAPERTLAHLADLLERYWEVAVEPFWPRVRDLLEGEVLRRAGALAAEGAAGVFGDLHEAVSWRSGTLTVNRRWTFRGEPAGRGMLLVPSAFVWPHVSVMVPPYQPMLSYPPRGVATLWETGRPDERRDALAALIGRRRADLLAALARPAATTDLARRLGVTAGAVSQHLGVLRACGLVTGHRMGRRVLYVRTPAGDALARGQRSEASASRRSVPGAESGA; translated from the coding sequence ATGATCGAGTTCGTGTTCGCGCCGGACGACGTGGCCCGCGTGCGGTTCGCGTTCTCGCCGCTGTGGGAGATGGTGCGCAGCCTGCGGGTGCTCGCCGACCCGTCCGGGCACGCGCTGCACCTGCCGTGGGCGCGCACCGTCCGGCCGCGGCTGCGCGGGCTCGGTCTCGGGCCGCTGCACGAGGTCGTCGGCGCCGCCGGCTACATCCCCGACTTCCTCACCCCGCCGCCGGGGACCCCGCTGCCCGACCTCGGCGCCGAACTGGAGATCGTCCGGGCCACGCCGCCGGAGGTCGTCGCCGCCGAGCTGCGCTGGACCGAGCTCGGCATCCGGCCGGGCCCGGCGCGGCTGGCGATGGCGGACGCCCCGGAGCGCACCCTGGCGCACCTGGCCGACCTGCTCGAACGGTACTGGGAGGTCGCCGTCGAGCCGTTCTGGCCGCGCGTCCGCGACCTGCTCGAAGGAGAGGTCCTGCGCCGCGCGGGCGCGCTCGCCGCCGAGGGCGCCGCCGGGGTCTTCGGCGACCTGCACGAGGCCGTGTCGTGGCGTTCGGGGACGCTGACCGTCAACCGGCGCTGGACGTTCCGGGGCGAGCCGGCCGGGCGGGGGATGCTGCTCGTCCCGAGCGCGTTCGTGTGGCCGCACGTGTCGGTGATGGTGCCGCCCTACCAGCCGATGCTCAGCTATCCGCCGCGCGGCGTCGCGACGCTGTGGGAGACGGGCCGTCCGGACGAGCGGCGGGACGCGCTGGCCGCGCTGATCGGCCGGCGCCGCGCCGACCTGCTCGCCGCGCTGGCGCGGCCCGCCGCGACCACCGACCTGGCGCGGCGGCTCGGCGTCACCGCCGGCGCGGTCAGCCAGCACCTCGGCGTGCTGCGCGCCTGCGGCCTCGTCACCGGGCACCGGATGGGCCGCCGCGTGCTGTACGTCCGCACGCCGGCGGGCGACGCCCTCGCCCGCGGTCAGCGCAGCGAGGCGAGCGCGTCCAGGCGGAGCGTGCCGGGCGCCGAGTCGGGCGCGTAG
- a CDS encoding terpene synthase family protein, translated as MDISLLLSMTDRVPALATPSAMHPESWRLCAQVEAWARGRGLVLGDPDTSPLGRARCERLAARVLPAADLAGVDLFARWLTWALALDDTMDHPPLADSGSAVHALYDDLLRAMRRGHARPGARPLEAALVELWQATAKDMSREWRRRFMLQLETHRDGCAEEAVNRRIRHVPTEAEYPPLRRRACGPFLYDLVEPVLGVELPARLLRTPRWKTLADGIADVVAWSNDLASYDLEAARGDVHALPAVLARTRGLNPEQAAAAVADRIVDRLEQAWSAARKLPDMLDRLDLTVAQRAAAAQVVKVLLDTPRAHLDWLAESGRYAPDSAPGTLRLDALASLR; from the coding sequence GTGGACATCTCTCTTCTGCTCTCGATGACGGACCGGGTGCCCGCACTGGCGACACCGTCGGCCATGCACCCGGAGTCGTGGCGGCTGTGCGCCCAGGTGGAGGCCTGGGCCCGCGGCCGCGGCCTCGTGCTCGGCGACCCGGACACCTCGCCGCTCGGCCGGGCCCGCTGCGAGCGGCTCGCCGCCCGCGTGCTGCCGGCCGCCGACCTCGCCGGTGTCGACCTGTTCGCCCGCTGGCTGACCTGGGCGCTCGCACTGGACGACACGATGGACCATCCGCCGCTCGCCGACAGCGGCAGCGCCGTGCACGCGCTGTACGACGATCTGCTGCGCGCGATGCGGCGCGGCCACGCCCGGCCGGGGGCGCGCCCCCTGGAGGCGGCGCTGGTCGAGCTGTGGCAGGCGACGGCCAAGGACATGAGCCGCGAATGGCGCCGCCGGTTCATGCTGCAACTGGAGACGCACCGGGACGGCTGCGCGGAGGAGGCGGTCAACCGCCGCATCCGGCACGTCCCGACGGAGGCGGAGTACCCGCCGCTGCGCCGCCGGGCGTGCGGGCCGTTCCTGTACGACCTGGTCGAGCCCGTCCTCGGCGTCGAGCTGCCGGCCCGGCTGCTGCGCACGCCCCGCTGGAAGACCCTCGCCGACGGGATCGCCGACGTCGTGGCCTGGTCCAACGACCTCGCCTCCTACGACCTGGAGGCGGCCCGCGGCGACGTGCACGCGCTGCCCGCCGTGCTCGCCCGGACCCGCGGGCTGAACCCGGAGCAGGCCGCCGCCGCGGTCGCCGACCGGATCGTCGACCGGCTCGAGCAGGCGTGGTCGGCGGCGCGGAAGCTGCCGGACATGCTCGACCGGCTGGACCTCACCGTCGCGCAGCGCGCCGCCGCCGCGCAGGTCGTCAAAGTGCTGCTGGACACGCCGCGCGCCCACCTCGACTGGCTCGCCGAGTCCGGCCGCTACGCGCCCGACTCGGCGCCCGGCACGCTCCGCCTGGACGCGCTCGCCTCGCTGCGCTGA
- a CDS encoding transporter substrate-binding domain-containing protein, producing the protein MSRGTVRWALAAGLAVVALTASACGGDEGATVQGVKLIEKGALTSCTHLPYPPFQSEDKKTGKVVGFDVELIDLVAKKLGVTQKVVDTPFETMKTGAALNAGKCDIQMGGMTIKPDRVKFMDVSAPYFDATQSLMAKKGTGVASLDDVKSKKLKLGSQASTTGEDFVKDKGFDPRSFDNSNAELNGLRTGQVDVIVQDDPVVKGWLKDPANSGYEIVANLNTGEQYGFWMRKGENPELVKITNQVLAQAKADGTYKKIYEKWIGPMPAAAGGGS; encoded by the coding sequence GTGTCCAGAGGGACCGTGCGATGGGCACTGGCCGCGGGCCTGGCGGTCGTAGCGCTGACGGCGTCGGCGTGCGGCGGCGACGAGGGCGCGACCGTGCAGGGCGTGAAGCTCATCGAGAAGGGCGCGCTGACCTCGTGCACCCACCTGCCGTACCCGCCGTTCCAGTCGGAGGACAAGAAGACCGGCAAGGTCGTCGGCTTCGACGTCGAGCTGATCGACCTCGTCGCCAAGAAGCTCGGCGTCACGCAGAAGGTCGTCGACACGCCCTTCGAGACGATGAAGACGGGCGCGGCGCTGAACGCCGGCAAGTGCGACATCCAGATGGGCGGCATGACCATCAAGCCCGACCGGGTGAAGTTCATGGACGTCTCCGCCCCCTACTTCGACGCGACGCAGTCGCTGATGGCGAAGAAGGGCACCGGCGTCGCCTCGCTCGACGACGTCAAGAGCAAGAAGCTGAAGCTCGGCTCCCAGGCGAGCACCACCGGTGAGGACTTCGTCAAGGACAAGGGCTTCGACCCGCGCTCGTTCGACAACTCCAACGCCGAGCTGAACGGGCTGCGCACCGGCCAGGTCGACGTGATCGTCCAGGACGACCCGGTCGTCAAGGGCTGGCTGAAGGACCCGGCGAACTCCGGCTACGAGATCGTCGCGAACCTCAACACCGGCGAGCAGTACGGCTTCTGGATGCGCAAGGGGGAGAACCCCGAGCTGGTCAAGATCACCAACCAGGTGCTCGCGCAGGCCAAGGCCGACGGCACCTACAAGAAGATCTACGAGAAGTGGATCGGTCCGATGCCCGCGGCCGCCGGCGGCGGCTCGTGA
- a CDS encoding amino acid ABC transporter permease, translated as MDRSDARGRRRRLVTAEPVKAAVPGGLSRRRRRQLSLGGQYGLFAVVVILVVLLADWGTLRLNFANWEVAKSLFPDIITVGLRNTAVYTAVGFGIGLGGGLIVALMRLSSVAPYRWFATSYIEIFRGLPLLLIFIFVGVGVPLAFPGTNIPGGAAGQAGLALGLAATAYMAETIRAGIEAVPKGQMEAARSLGMSHARAMRSVIIPQAFRIIIPPLTNELVLLCKDSSLVLFLGITLEQRELTKFGRDLAGEQGNTTPIIVAGICYLIITIPLSLLARRLEARQRRGQR; from the coding sequence GTGGATCGGTCCGATGCCCGCGGCCGCCGGCGGCGGCTCGTGACCGCGGAACCGGTCAAGGCGGCGGTGCCCGGCGGGCTGTCCCGCCGGCGCCGCCGGCAGCTGTCGCTCGGCGGGCAGTACGGGCTCTTCGCCGTCGTCGTGATCTTGGTCGTCCTGCTGGCCGACTGGGGCACGCTGCGGCTGAACTTCGCCAACTGGGAGGTCGCGAAGAGCCTGTTCCCCGACATCATCACGGTCGGGCTGCGCAACACCGCCGTCTACACCGCGGTCGGGTTCGGCATCGGGCTCGGCGGCGGGCTGATCGTGGCGCTGATGCGGCTGTCGTCGGTCGCGCCCTACCGCTGGTTCGCCACCTCCTACATCGAGATCTTCCGCGGCCTGCCGCTGCTGCTGATCTTCATCTTCGTGGGCGTGGGCGTGCCGCTGGCCTTCCCCGGCACGAACATCCCGGGCGGCGCCGCCGGGCAGGCGGGGCTCGCGCTCGGGCTCGCCGCCACCGCGTACATGGCGGAGACGATCCGGGCCGGGATCGAGGCCGTCCCCAAGGGGCAGATGGAGGCGGCGCGCTCGCTCGGCATGTCGCACGCCCGCGCGATGCGGTCGGTCATCATCCCGCAGGCGTTCCGGATCATCATCCCGCCGCTGACGAACGAGCTGGTGCTGCTCTGCAAGGACTCCTCGCTGGTGCTGTTCCTCGGCATCACGCTGGAGCAGCGGGAGCTCACCAAGTTCGGCCGCGACCTCGCGGGCGAGCAGGGCAACACGACCCCGATCATCGTGGCCGGGATCTGCTATCTGATCATCACGATCCCGCTGAGCCTGCTGGCGCGGCGGCTGGAGGCGCGGCAGCGCAGGGGGCAGCGATGA
- a CDS encoding amino acid ABC transporter ATP-binding protein, producing the protein MTGLGKGTGGGAIEITGLRKSFGANEVLRGIDFHVEPGEVVCVIGPSGSGKSTLLRCVNLLEEPSAGTVRVAGSDVTGPEVDIDAVRRRIGMVFQSFNLFPHLTALGNVVIAQRKVLKRGKAEAERIARENLERVGLSDKVGAYPAQLSGGQQQRVAIARALAMGPEVMLFDEPTSALDPELVGDVLGVMRSLAEAGMTMLVVTHEMSFAREVADRVVFMDGGVVVEEGPPQRVIADPSHERTRAFLSRVLDPAAARVGEGE; encoded by the coding sequence ATGACGGGCCTCGGCAAGGGCACCGGCGGCGGCGCCATCGAGATCACCGGGCTGCGCAAGTCGTTCGGGGCGAACGAGGTGCTGCGCGGCATCGACTTCCATGTCGAGCCGGGCGAGGTGGTGTGCGTGATCGGCCCGTCCGGGTCGGGCAAGTCGACGCTGCTGCGCTGCGTCAACCTGCTGGAGGAGCCGTCCGCGGGGACGGTCCGGGTCGCCGGCTCCGACGTCACCGGCCCGGAGGTGGACATCGACGCCGTCCGCCGCCGGATCGGCATGGTGTTCCAGTCCTTCAACCTCTTCCCGCACCTGACGGCCCTCGGCAACGTGGTGATCGCGCAGCGGAAGGTGCTGAAGCGGGGCAAGGCGGAGGCCGAGCGGATCGCCCGGGAGAACCTGGAGCGGGTCGGGCTGTCGGACAAGGTCGGCGCTTACCCGGCGCAGCTGTCGGGCGGGCAGCAGCAGCGCGTGGCGATCGCCCGCGCGCTGGCGATGGGCCCGGAGGTGATGCTGTTCGACGAGCCGACGTCCGCGCTGGACCCGGAGCTGGTCGGCGACGTCCTCGGCGTCATGCGGTCCCTGGCGGAGGCGGGGATGACCATGCTCGTGGTCACCCACGAGATGTCGTTCGCCCGGGAGGTGGCCGACCGGGTGGTGTTCATGGACGGCGGCGTGGTCGTCGAGGAGGGCCCGCCGCAGCGGGTGATCGCCGACCCGTCGCACGAGCGCACCCGGGCGTTCCTGTCGCGCGTCCTCGACCCGGCCGCCGCGCGGGTCGGGGAGGGCGAGTAG